One part of the uncultured Celeribacter sp. genome encodes these proteins:
- a CDS encoding PqiC family protein yields MARFLLPMLLTASAALTACGGTDPRYLIDSPAGTVAQQTRLAVATLEVREVSLPAYAEESQILMEGGDGALTPVDGAVWADDPVRAVSLLLADNLSRTTTATVAAEPWPLETPAQAAVQVTVAQLVARDSGRLDLKGQFAISSYDRIVRERIRRFDISVPLSGTSPGAIATATSQAMGQLSDQIRSDLAR; encoded by the coding sequence ATGGCCCGATTTCTTTTGCCGATGCTCCTGACTGCGAGCGCAGCCCTGACCGCCTGTGGCGGCACAGACCCGCGTTATCTGATCGACAGCCCAGCAGGGACGGTCGCACAGCAGACCCGGCTGGCGGTGGCGACGCTGGAGGTGCGCGAGGTTTCTCTGCCAGCCTACGCCGAAGAGTCGCAGATCCTGATGGAAGGCGGCGATGGCGCATTGACCCCGGTCGACGGCGCGGTTTGGGCCGATGACCCCGTGCGCGCCGTCAGCTTGCTTTTGGCCGACAATCTGTCCCGGACCACCACAGCAACGGTGGCGGCTGAGCCTTGGCCGCTGGAAACCCCGGCGCAAGCGGCGGTGCAGGTGACCGTGGCGCAGCTTGTGGCACGCGACAGCGGGCGGCTGGATCTGAAAGGTCAGTTTGCCATTTCCTCTTATGATCGCATCGTGCGCGAACGCATCCGCCGGTTCGACATTTCGGTGCCGCTGAGCGGGACCAGCCCCGGTGCCATCGCCACGGCGACCAGCCAGGCCATGGGGCAGCTGTCGGATCAGATCCGGTCGGACTTGGCGCGTTAA
- a CDS encoding MlaD family protein, producing the protein MTDPHAAEMIDEGPKRSFWRNLSVVWVVPLLALVVTLFVAWQSWAERGTRIDILFENAAGITPDETTLRFRDVIVGTVEDVAFAADLTSVVVGVRVDRAVADMLPADAQFWVVRPEVSTSGITGLSTVLSGVYIQAAFVPEAGQRVSRFTGLETAPLVLPGTEGTKITIRSSDGSKLTAGAPISYQGIEVGKIETPRLMPNGQGVVVDAFIEAPHDRRINTATRFWETSGFSVNFGPGGLNLSVGSIAGLLRGGLSFDTVFSGGTPVEDGTIFDLYENEEAARDSAFSEVIENAVDLTVEFEDSVGGLSAGSPVIYHGLRVGTVSTLGAFLEDTDEGQEVRVRATISIDPSRLGLPAEAPTADTIAFFANAVQNGLRARLASQSIFNRSLVVELVELEDTEPATLGVFAQTAPLLPSVPSDLPDVGDTAEGMLKRVNNLPVEELMDQAIATMAAIESLAGDENLRAAPDAFVSLMDDARGLIGSDEAQALPGELNAAVTELRAVAEDLRAADAVGKLVAALDAAEEAATSVTDVAEEIDTATAELPALVEDLRRLTAKANSLEVEDFLAAASAFLEGADRLIDTPDARALPASLTGALEEARQALAELRAGGVVENANATLASARDAASAVEQAAESLPELSDRIEGLVAEAESLIAGYGSQSSFGRETLSSLREVRAAAEALSKLARAIERNPNSLLFGR; encoded by the coding sequence ATGACTGATCCGCACGCGGCCGAGATGATCGACGAAGGACCAAAGCGTTCGTTCTGGCGCAATCTGTCCGTTGTCTGGGTGGTGCCGCTTCTGGCGCTCGTGGTCACCCTGTTCGTGGCCTGGCAGAGCTGGGCGGAACGGGGCACCCGGATTGATATCCTGTTTGAAAATGCGGCGGGGATCACGCCGGATGAAACCACCCTGCGGTTTCGCGATGTGATCGTGGGTACGGTCGAAGACGTGGCTTTTGCCGCGGATCTGACCTCGGTCGTGGTTGGCGTGCGGGTGGATCGGGCCGTGGCGGATATGTTGCCCGCGGATGCACAGTTCTGGGTGGTGCGCCCGGAAGTGTCTACCAGCGGCATAACCGGCCTGTCGACGGTTTTGTCGGGTGTTTATATTCAGGCGGCCTTCGTGCCCGAAGCGGGCCAGCGCGTCTCGCGGTTCACCGGGCTGGAAACCGCGCCTCTGGTTTTGCCGGGCACGGAGGGCACCAAGATCACCATTCGCTCCTCGGATGGGTCCAAGCTGACGGCGGGAGCGCCGATCTCTTATCAGGGGATTGAGGTGGGCAAGATCGAAACCCCGCGTCTGATGCCCAATGGGCAGGGCGTCGTGGTTGACGCCTTTATCGAAGCTCCCCATGACAGGCGCATCAATACGGCAACGCGTTTTTGGGAAACCTCGGGCTTTTCGGTGAATTTCGGGCCGGGCGGGCTGAACCTGTCTGTCGGCTCCATCGCCGGGCTGCTTCGGGGCGGGCTTTCCTTTGATACAGTGTTCTCTGGCGGCACGCCGGTGGAAGATGGCACCATCTTTGATCTGTATGAAAACGAAGAGGCCGCGCGGGACAGCGCCTTTAGTGAAGTGATCGAGAATGCCGTGGACCTGACGGTGGAATTCGAGGACTCCGTGGGTGGGCTGTCGGCAGGATCGCCGGTGATTTACCATGGGCTGCGCGTTGGCACGGTCAGCACATTGGGCGCCTTTCTGGAAGACACGGACGAGGGTCAGGAGGTGCGAGTACGTGCCACGATTTCCATCGATCCCAGTCGTCTGGGCCTGCCCGCAGAGGCGCCGACGGCAGACACCATCGCCTTTTTCGCCAATGCGGTTCAGAACGGGCTACGGGCGCGTTTGGCCTCGCAAAGCATTTTTAACCGGTCGCTGGTCGTGGAACTGGTCGAACTCGAAGACACCGAACCGGCCACGCTGGGGGTTTTTGCCCAGACCGCACCGCTTCTGCCCTCGGTGCCCTCAGATCTGCCGGATGTCGGCGACACCGCCGAGGGCATGCTGAAACGGGTGAACAATCTACCGGTGGAAGAGCTTATGGATCAGGCCATCGCGACGATGGCGGCCATTGAAAGCCTGGCAGGTGATGAAAACCTGCGGGCGGCCCCGGATGCATTTGTCTCGCTGATGGATGATGCGCGCGGGCTGATCGGAAGTGACGAAGCGCAGGCTTTGCCGGGTGAGTTGAACGCCGCGGTGACGGAGCTGCGCGCCGTCGCCGAAGACCTGCGCGCGGCGGATGCCGTGGGCAAACTTGTCGCCGCGCTGGACGCTGCCGAAGAGGCGGCTACGTCAGTGACGGATGTGGCCGAAGAGATCGACACCGCGACGGCGGAACTGCCTGCGCTGGTGGAAGATCTGCGCCGCCTGACGGCCAAGGCAAACTCGCTGGAGGTCGAAGACTTCCTTGCAGCGGCAAGCGCCTTTCTCGAAGGGGCCGATCGGCTGATCGATACGCCTGACGCTCGCGCCCTGCCAGCCAGCCTGACGGGCGCCTTGGAAGAGGCGCGTCAGGCGCTCGCCGAATTGCGCGCCGGCGGTGTGGTGGAAAATGCCAATGCCACGCTGGCCTCGGCCCGCGACGCCGCAAGTGCGGTGGAACAGGCGGCGGAAAGCCTGCCGGAGCTGTCGGATCGCATCGAAGGTCTGGTGGCGGAGGCCGAAAGCCTGATTGCTGGTTACGGCAGCCAGTCCAGTTTCGGTCGCGAAACGCTGTCTTCTCTGCGCGAAGTGCGTGCGGCGGCAGAGGCGCTGAGCAAACTTGCCCGCGCGATTGAGCGCAATCCCAATTCACTTTTGTTTGGACGGTGA
- a CDS encoding paraquat-inducible protein A: MENAGNTPQLLTARTAGLIGCTQCGKVYAPGVAQCSRCGSPLRARRRTDLQKVWAWWAAGLVVYLPANIYPMLKTSSLGTTTENTILGGVVELIHHGSIGVALIVFVASLVIPVAKFVAIAFLALSVTHRVRLSAHRRHTLFEVVEFIGRWSMIDVFVVAILSSLVRLDFAATIHPGIAAVSFALSVAFTMISALSFDPRLIWDAQEGDEA, encoded by the coding sequence TTGGAAAACGCTGGAAACACGCCGCAACTCCTGACCGCCCGGACGGCGGGGCTGATCGGCTGCACGCAATGCGGCAAGGTCTATGCGCCCGGCGTGGCGCAGTGTTCGCGTTGCGGGTCGCCCCTGCGTGCCCGCCGGCGCACCGACCTGCAAAAGGTCTGGGCTTGGTGGGCGGCGGGGCTGGTGGTCTACCTGCCTGCCAATATTTATCCGATGCTGAAGACCTCCAGTCTCGGCACCACCACGGAAAACACCATTCTTGGCGGCGTGGTCGAGCTGATACATCACGGCTCCATCGGGGTCGCGCTGATCGTTTTCGTGGCGTCGCTGGTGATTCCGGTCGCCAAATTCGTCGCCATCGCCTTTCTCGCGCTGAGCGTGACACACAGGGTGCGGCTGTCCGCGCACCGGCGTCATACCCTGTTCGAAGTGGTGGAATTCATCGGGCGCTGGTCGATGATCGATGTGTTCGTGGTGGCGATCCTGTCGTCGCTTGTGCGGCTTGATTTCGCGGCCACCATCCATCCCGGAATCGCGGCGGTCAGCTTTGCGCTTTCGGTGGCCTTCACGATGATTTCCGCACTGAGTTTTGACCCGCGTCTGATATGGGATGCGCAAGAGGGCGATGAGGCCTGA
- a CDS encoding paraquat-inducible protein A → MCERVSPVSRSVTGVETDGLLACPSCDALLRDHAVPVGHRVSCPRCHTVIESPRPMAMTRIIMLALAALILMIAAVFFPFLELGAAGMIRRSSLLDTVMAFSSGMTAPLTLAMAALIVVLPVTRFLALIYVLGPMAFGWRPARHAETAFRLAQLLRPWAMAEVFIVGVAVALVKVAGLAHVSLGPAFWAFVALVIVTVMKDNFMSRVTVWKTLETRRNS, encoded by the coding sequence ATGTGTGAACGCGTTTCTCCTGTGTCCCGGTCTGTGACGGGTGTTGAGACGGACGGGCTGCTGGCCTGCCCGTCCTGCGATGCGCTGTTGCGGGATCATGCGGTGCCGGTCGGCCATCGCGTCTCTTGCCCGCGCTGCCATACCGTCATCGAATCCCCCCGACCCATGGCGATGACCCGGATCATCATGTTGGCGCTGGCCGCACTTATTTTGATGATTGCTGCGGTGTTTTTCCCCTTTCTGGAACTCGGCGCGGCGGGCATGATCCGGCGAAGCTCGTTGCTGGACACGGTGATGGCCTTTTCCAGCGGCATGACCGCGCCCCTGACACTTGCCATGGCGGCATTGATCGTAGTGTTGCCGGTGACGCGCTTTCTGGCGCTGATTTATGTGCTGGGGCCGATGGCCTTTGGCTGGCGCCCGGCGCGGCACGCCGAAACGGCCTTTCGGCTGGCGCAGCTGTTGCGGCCCTGGGCCATGGCGGAGGTCTTTATCGTCGGGGTGGCCGTGGCTTTGGTGAAAGTGGCGGGTCTGGCGCATGTGTCTTTGGGGCCTGCGTTCTGGGCCTTTGTGGCACTGGTGATCGTGACGGTGATGAAGGACAATTTCATGAGCAGGGTAACGGTTTGGAAAACGCTGGAAACACGCCGCAACTCCTGA
- a CDS encoding siderophore-interacting protein, with product MNQAPQGTLETDPAQEPVITRHRHEIRRRTLRVAEIVQLTPHMIRIVFESEDLADFNSLSPDDHIKLFFETGGEKPEMRDYTPRSFDPEARRLVIDFAVHEAGPATAWAMQAREGDLLNIGGPRGSAVVNPVFDWYLLIGDETALPAIGRRVEELPAGVQVMTLVAVPEAADEQRFETAASHVAHWVHRPVAEAADPANMVAALRGLTLPEGKGFVWIAAEAQVARALRGVVIDDLGHPLPWMKASGYWTAGVADGSDKQLG from the coding sequence ATGAACCAAGCTCCACAAGGAACCCTCGAAACCGATCCTGCACAAGAGCCGGTCATCACTCGGCATCGGCACGAAATCCGTCGCCGGACGCTGCGTGTGGCGGAGATCGTGCAGTTGACCCCGCATATGATCCGGATCGTCTTCGAAAGCGAAGACCTTGCGGATTTCAACAGCCTGTCGCCGGATGACCATATCAAACTGTTTTTTGAAACCGGTGGGGAGAAGCCCGAAATGCGGGATTACACCCCCCGGTCTTTTGACCCGGAAGCGCGGCGTCTGGTGATTGATTTTGCGGTGCATGAGGCGGGACCTGCCACGGCATGGGCGATGCAGGCGCGGGAGGGCGATCTGCTGAACATCGGCGGGCCGCGTGGTTCCGCCGTCGTGAACCCCGTGTTCGACTGGTATCTGCTGATCGGCGATGAAACCGCGCTGCCCGCGATCGGTCGCAGGGTCGAAGAGCTGCCCGCCGGTGTGCAGGTGATGACATTGGTGGCGGTGCCAGAGGCGGCAGATGAGCAGCGTTTTGAAACCGCAGCGTCCCATGTGGCCCATTGGGTGCATCGCCCGGTCGCCGAGGCGGCGGACCCCGCCAATATGGTCGCAGCGTTGCGTGGCCTGACATTGCCCGAGGGCAAAGGTTTTGTCTGGATCGCGGCCGAGGCGCAGGTGGCCCGTGCCCTGCGTGGAGTGGTGATCGATGACCTCGGCCATCCTTTGCCTTGGATGAAGGCCTCAGGCTATTGGACGGCGGGCGTCGCCGATGGCAGCGACAAGCAGCTGGGCTGA
- a CDS encoding PadR family transcriptional regulator: MTRENAPCRSLSHDPNEIWRGRARRHRKGQMGSGGEDADSGCGKGRRHGHECGRGGRKRLFDYGELRLLILSMIQKKPSHGYEIIKGISDRFNGQYTPSPGVIYPTLSWLEDMGYIRISAIAGGRKQSAITADGQTFLAANMQLVEDLLSRRPPYGDTPQPVIEAMDRLKTALRNQLHGADTDPATLAEIVAAIDAAAQRVNRDTK; encoded by the coding sequence ATGACCAGAGAAAACGCGCCATGCCGCAGCCTGTCACATGATCCCAATGAAATCTGGCGCGGGCGGGCCCGGCGGCATCGCAAGGGCCAGATGGGGTCTGGGGGTGAGGACGCAGACAGCGGCTGCGGCAAGGGACGTCGTCACGGTCACGAATGCGGGCGGGGCGGGCGCAAGCGCCTTTTCGACTATGGCGAGTTGCGGCTTTTGATCCTGTCGATGATTCAGAAGAAGCCAAGCCATGGCTATGAGATCATCAAAGGGATCTCGGATCGTTTCAATGGCCAGTACACACCCAGCCCGGGCGTCATCTATCCGACGCTCTCATGGCTTGAAGACATGGGATATATTCGTATTTCCGCGATCGCAGGCGGGCGCAAACAATCGGCAATCACCGCCGACGGGCAGACGTTCCTGGCGGCCAATATGCAGCTGGTGGAGGACCTTCTGTCGCGCAGGCCGCCCTATGGCGACACCCCGCAACCCGTGATCGAGGCGATGGACCGCCTGAAAACCGCGCTGCGTAACCAATTGCACGGCGCTGACACTGATCCGGCAACATTGGCAGAGATCGTGGCCGCGATTGACGCTGCCGCACAGAGAGTGAATAGGGATACGAAATGA
- a CDS encoding TIM barrel protein, with translation MKTSIATVSISGSLREKLEAIAKAGYDGIEIFEQDFIAHDGGPREVGRMIRDCGLDITLFQPFRDFECLPEPLRSKAFDRAKRKFEVMNELGTDLILVCSSCHPASLGGIDRAADDFAELGELAKAHGVRVGYEALAWGRHIDDHRDAWEIVRRANHDNIGLIVDSFHSLGRKLDPNSIRSIPGDKIFFVQLADAPLIEMDLLYWSRHFRNMPGEGDLDVSSFMRAVMATGYAGPVSLEIFNDQFRGGNPLTIAQDGYRSLISLMDDVRTAEPSIQLDLAPIPPRVDVAGVEFIEFAARGEDAAKLANLLTSLGFARTGQHRNKDIGLWQQGDIRIIFNSESTGHAAHVWNANGLSVCDIGLKVGSAKDTVARATALGISPFEQRIGPGELSIPAIRGLEGSVIHFIDEESGLSQVWDVEFSATGEKATADVGLKRIDHLAQTMSYDNMLSWTLFYTTLFDMDKSPMVDVIDPDGLVRSQVVESDDRALCVTLNGAETHRTLAGDFLAQNFGASVQHIALATDDIFATAESLAQCGFDPLPLPDNYYADLAARFDLAPGLLDRLKASNVFYDEHNGMAFFQLYSRSFAGGMFFEIVQRDPGYKGYGAANAPFRIAAQKRLGRVKGMPML, from the coding sequence GACATCACCCTGTTTCAGCCGTTCCGCGATTTCGAATGCCTCCCGGAGCCACTGCGCTCCAAGGCCTTCGATCGTGCCAAGCGCAAATTCGAAGTGATGAACGAACTGGGTACCGATCTGATTCTCGTTTGTTCTTCCTGCCATCCCGCCAGCCTTGGCGGCATCGACCGTGCCGCAGATGATTTCGCCGAACTGGGGGAGCTGGCCAAGGCCCATGGCGTGCGCGTCGGCTATGAAGCTTTGGCTTGGGGGCGACACATTGACGATCACCGGGATGCCTGGGAAATCGTCCGTCGCGCCAATCACGACAACATCGGTCTGATTGTCGACAGCTTCCATTCTCTGGGGCGCAAGCTCGACCCGAACTCAATCCGCTCAATCCCGGGTGACAAGATATTCTTTGTGCAGCTCGCCGATGCACCGCTGATCGAGATGGATCTGCTCTACTGGTCGCGGCACTTTCGCAATATGCCGGGCGAGGGCGATCTTGATGTCAGCAGCTTCATGCGCGCGGTGATGGCCACGGGGTACGCTGGCCCGGTCAGTCTGGAAATTTTCAACGATCAGTTCCGGGGCGGAAATCCGCTGACCATCGCCCAGGACGGGTATCGGTCGCTGATTTCACTGATGGACGACGTGCGTACGGCGGAGCCCTCGATCCAGTTGGATCTGGCCCCGATCCCGCCGCGCGTGGATGTGGCCGGGGTCGAATTCATTGAATTCGCTGCCCGTGGAGAGGATGCGGCCAAACTCGCAAATCTTCTGACCTCTCTGGGGTTCGCGCGGACCGGGCAGCACCGCAACAAAGACATAGGTCTCTGGCAGCAGGGTGACATTCGCATCATCTTCAATTCGGAGAGCACCGGGCATGCTGCGCATGTCTGGAATGCAAACGGGCTCAGCGTTTGTGACATCGGCCTCAAGGTCGGTTCCGCCAAGGACACGGTGGCGCGCGCCACGGCGCTGGGCATCAGCCCGTTCGAGCAGCGGATCGGCCCCGGCGAGCTGTCGATCCCGGCCATTCGCGGCCTCGAAGGCTCTGTGATACATTTCATCGACGAAGAAAGCGGCCTGTCGCAGGTTTGGGATGTGGAGTTCAGCGCTACCGGCGAAAAGGCCACCGCAGACGTGGGCCTCAAACGCATCGACCATCTGGCCCAGACCATGAGCTATGACAACATGCTCAGCTGGACCCTGTTCTACACCACCCTGTTCGACATGGATAAATCTCCGATGGTTGATGTGATCGACCCCGACGGGCTGGTGCGTTCGCAGGTGGTGGAAAGCGATGATCGCGCGCTTTGCGTGACGCTCAATGGCGCGGAAACGCACCGCACCCTCGCCGGGGATTTCCTTGCGCAGAACTTCGGGGCCTCGGTGCAGCATATCGCGCTGGCCACGGACGACATCTTCGCAACAGCCGAATCGCTGGCGCAATGTGGCTTCGATCCACTGCCCTTGCCGGACAACTACTATGCCGATCTGGCGGCGCGTTTCGATCTTGCGCCGGGCCTGCTGGACCGGTTGAAGGCCTCGAATGTGTTTTATGACGAACACAATGGCATGGCATTTTTTCAGCTCTATTCGCGCAGTTTCGCGGGCGGCATGTTCTTCGAGATTGTACAGCGCGATCCGGGCTATAAAGGTTACGGTGCCGCGAATGCGCCGTTCCGGATCGCCGCACAGAAACGGCTTGGCCGGGTCAAGGGTATGCCGATGCTGTAA